A genomic segment from Bos mutus isolate GX-2022 chromosome 27, NWIPB_WYAK_1.1, whole genome shotgun sequence encodes:
- the GOT1L1 gene encoding putative aspartate aminotransferase, cytoplasmic 2 isoform X1, with amino-acid sequence MPTLSVFTDVPMAQKLEGSLLKTYKQDDNPNKMFLAYKVCMTSKGRPWVSSVVRKTRMQIAQDPSLNYEYTPVMGMKSFVQASLNLLFGKNSQVIVENRAGGVQTVGDSGAFQLGAQFLKSWCQSSQIVYIVSSQKEPHGLIFQDMGFTVYEHTFWDSAHLCLDPNMLLDVVKHAPHGCVFVIGSMGNCQLTPSQWTQLMTLMKSKEIFPFFDIPYQGLSTGDLEEDARFLHYFVSQGFEFFCSQSLSKNFGIYDEGVGTLVVVALNNQLLLRVLSQLMNFARALWLNPPTTGARIITSVLCNPAMQGEWRQSLEGVVENVMMTKEKVKEKLRLLGTPGSWDHITEQKGSHSYLGLNSQQVEYLISEKHIYIPKNGRINFTCINSYNIDYITSSINEAVCFTKDSER; translated from the exons ATGCCCACTCTGTCTGTGTTCACAGATGTGCCCATGGCCCAGAAGCTAGAGGGCAGCTTGCTCAAGACCTACAAGCAAGATGACAACCCTAACAAGATGTTCCTGGCCTATAAAG TCTGCATGACCAGCAAAGGCAGACCCTGGGTGTCCTCCGTGGTGCGCAAGACTCGAATGCAGATTGCCCAAGATCCCTCCCTGAACTATGAGTACACGCCGGTGATGGGCATGAAATCATTcgtccaggcttccctgaaccTCCTCTTTGGAAAGAACAGCCAAGTCATTGTGGAGAACAGG GCAGGGGGTGTGCAAACCGTCGGGGACAGCGGCGCTTTCCAACTCGGGGCTCAGTTCCTCAAATCTTGGTGTCAGAGTTCTCAGATAGTTTACATCGTTTCTTCTCAAAAAG AACCTCATGGACTCATCTTCCAGGACATGGGCTTTACAGTTTATGAACACACCTTCTGGGACTCTGCGCATCTGTGCTTGGACCCTAACATGCTCCTCGATGTGGTGAAG CATGCCCCGCATGGCTGCGTCTTTGTGATCGGGAGTATGGGCAACTGTCAGCTGACCCCTAGTCAGTGGACACAGTTGATGACCCTGATGAAG AGCAAGgagatatttccattttttgacATTCCCTATCAAGGTTTATCCACTGGTGACCTGGAGGAGGATGCTAGATTCTTACACTACTTTGTGTCTCAAGGCTTTGAGTTTTTCTGCAGCCAGTCTCTATCCAAGAATTTTGGCATTTATG ATGAAGGAGTGGGTACTCTCGTGGTGGTGGCCCTCAACAACCAGCTCCTGCTGCGCGTCCTCTCCCAGCTGATGAACTTTGCGCGGGCCCTGTGGCTAAACCCTCCCACCACGGGCGCTCGCATCATCACCTCTGTCCTCTGTAACCCTGCTATGCAGGGAGAATG GAGACAGAGTCTGGAAGGGGTTGTAGAGAACGTCATGATGACCAAGGAAAAGGTGAAGGAGAAGCTCCGGCTTCTGGGAACCCCTGGCTCCTGGGATCACATCACTGAGCAGAAAGGGTCCCACAGCTATCTTGGACTCAACT CCCAACAGGTGGAATACCTGATCAGTGAAAAGCATATCTATATCCCTAAGAATGGTCGGATCAACTTCACCTGTATCAATTCCTACAACATAGATTACATCACTTCGAGCATCAATGAGGCTGTCTGCTTCACAAAGGACTCAGAGAGATAG
- the GOT1L1 gene encoding putative aspartate aminotransferase, cytoplasmic 2 isoform X2: MAQKLEGSLLKTYKQDDNPNKMFLAYKVCMTSKGRPWVSSVVRKTRMQIAQDPSLNYEYTPVMGMKSFVQASLNLLFGKNSQVIVENRAGGVQTVGDSGAFQLGAQFLKSWCQSSQIVYIVSSQKEPHGLIFQDMGFTVYEHTFWDSAHLCLDPNMLLDVVKHAPHGCVFVIGSMGNCQLTPSQWTQLMTLMKSKEIFPFFDIPYQGLSTGDLEEDARFLHYFVSQGFEFFCSQSLSKNFGIYDEGVGTLVVVALNNQLLLRVLSQLMNFARALWLNPPTTGARIITSVLCNPAMQGEWRQSLEGVVENVMMTKEKVKEKLRLLGTPGSWDHITEQKGSHSYLGLNSQQVEYLISEKHIYIPKNGRINFTCINSYNIDYITSSINEAVCFTKDSER, encoded by the exons ATGGCCCAGAAGCTAGAGGGCAGCTTGCTCAAGACCTACAAGCAAGATGACAACCCTAACAAGATGTTCCTGGCCTATAAAG TCTGCATGACCAGCAAAGGCAGACCCTGGGTGTCCTCCGTGGTGCGCAAGACTCGAATGCAGATTGCCCAAGATCCCTCCCTGAACTATGAGTACACGCCGGTGATGGGCATGAAATCATTcgtccaggcttccctgaaccTCCTCTTTGGAAAGAACAGCCAAGTCATTGTGGAGAACAGG GCAGGGGGTGTGCAAACCGTCGGGGACAGCGGCGCTTTCCAACTCGGGGCTCAGTTCCTCAAATCTTGGTGTCAGAGTTCTCAGATAGTTTACATCGTTTCTTCTCAAAAAG AACCTCATGGACTCATCTTCCAGGACATGGGCTTTACAGTTTATGAACACACCTTCTGGGACTCTGCGCATCTGTGCTTGGACCCTAACATGCTCCTCGATGTGGTGAAG CATGCCCCGCATGGCTGCGTCTTTGTGATCGGGAGTATGGGCAACTGTCAGCTGACCCCTAGTCAGTGGACACAGTTGATGACCCTGATGAAG AGCAAGgagatatttccattttttgacATTCCCTATCAAGGTTTATCCACTGGTGACCTGGAGGAGGATGCTAGATTCTTACACTACTTTGTGTCTCAAGGCTTTGAGTTTTTCTGCAGCCAGTCTCTATCCAAGAATTTTGGCATTTATG ATGAAGGAGTGGGTACTCTCGTGGTGGTGGCCCTCAACAACCAGCTCCTGCTGCGCGTCCTCTCCCAGCTGATGAACTTTGCGCGGGCCCTGTGGCTAAACCCTCCCACCACGGGCGCTCGCATCATCACCTCTGTCCTCTGTAACCCTGCTATGCAGGGAGAATG GAGACAGAGTCTGGAAGGGGTTGTAGAGAACGTCATGATGACCAAGGAAAAGGTGAAGGAGAAGCTCCGGCTTCTGGGAACCCCTGGCTCCTGGGATCACATCACTGAGCAGAAAGGGTCCCACAGCTATCTTGGACTCAACT CCCAACAGGTGGAATACCTGATCAGTGAAAAGCATATCTATATCCCTAAGAATGGTCGGATCAACTTCACCTGTATCAATTCCTACAACATAGATTACATCACTTCGAGCATCAATGAGGCTGTCTGCTTCACAAAGGACTCAGAGAGATAG